One window from the genome of Dyella sp. A6 encodes:
- a CDS encoding helix-turn-helix transcriptional regulator, with translation MPNPKKPRPKAPPAPKSLHRPEYKAVLATLLEIREEADLLQAELGKKLRRSQSYVSMAERGAIRLDPLQLRDWCLACDTTLAAYVDKLEHRLSRAKGAGR, from the coding sequence ATGCCGAACCCCAAGAAGCCGCGCCCGAAGGCCCCGCCGGCGCCGAAGAGCCTGCATCGCCCGGAGTACAAGGCCGTCCTTGCGACGTTGCTTGAGATCCGCGAGGAAGCCGACCTTCTTCAGGCCGAACTGGGCAAGAAGCTGCGACGGTCGCAGTCGTACGTCTCGATGGCCGAGCGCGGGGCCATTCGCCTCGACCCACTGCAACTTCGCGACTGGTGCCTCGCGTGCGACACGACATTGGCTGCCTACGTCGATAAGCTTGAGCACCGGTTGAGCCGAGCCAAGGGCGCCGGTCGCTAG